One segment of Halomonas sp. TD01 DNA contains the following:
- a CDS encoding TIGR04283 family arsenosugar biosynthesis glycosyltransferase: MLSIVIPMLNEAAGIETALAALQPLRETVAEIIVVDGGSTDDSVALATPLADTLLTSAPCRARQMNLGAKSARSAALLFLHADTRLPEGACKLIFQSLSTNCWGRFDIHLEGKSRWLPLVSILMNLRSRLSGIATGDQGMFLRRASFEAVGGFPEQPLMEDIELSKRLKALSPPACLRTKVISSGRRWDQFGARKTICLMWRLRYCYWRGVSATQLAKEYRNAR; encoded by the coding sequence ATGCTTAGCATTGTGATCCCCATGCTGAATGAGGCTGCAGGGATTGAAACGGCACTAGCCGCGCTGCAGCCACTGCGAGAGACCGTTGCGGAAATCATTGTGGTCGACGGGGGGAGTACCGATGACAGCGTGGCGCTGGCCACCCCGCTAGCGGATACACTACTGACGAGCGCCCCTTGCCGAGCACGGCAGATGAACCTAGGCGCAAAAAGCGCGCGCTCAGCGGCGCTGCTATTTTTACATGCTGACACTCGGCTTCCTGAAGGGGCCTGCAAGCTGATCTTCCAATCGCTAAGCACAAATTGCTGGGGACGGTTTGATATTCACCTTGAGGGAAAAAGCCGCTGGCTGCCTCTCGTTAGCATTCTGATGAACCTACGCTCACGGCTAAGCGGTATCGCCACTGGCGATCAGGGCATGTTCCTACGCCGAGCGTCTTTTGAAGCGGTCGGCGGCTTTCCCGAACAACCGCTAATGGAAGATATCGAGTTAAGCAAGCGCCTAAAGGCACTTTCTCCCCCCGCCTGCCTACGCACCAAAGTGATAAGCTCAGGCAGACGCTGGGATCAGTTCGGCGCCAGGAAAACTATTTGCCTGATGTGGCGGCTGCGTTATTGCTACTGGCGCGGTGTCAGCGCCACCCAACTGGCCAAGGAGTATCGCAATGCCCGTTAA
- a CDS encoding FAD-dependent oxidoreductase, whose translation MNRQRLLIITLLLLAVLGFYVSGAHTFFTLETLQTYRSDFQAAFQQSPWQVAGIFFAVYVVMTTLSLPGATLLTLLGGALFGLGWGLLIISFASTIGATLAFLLSRFLFRQPIEKRFPRQFDTVNRGVDKDGAFYLFTLRLVPIFPFFMINLVMGLTRLKTVTFYWVSQLGMLPGTVVYVNAGGQLGELESLGGIISPGLLASFALLAVFPWIARRIALLVQKRNAYRGFKRPSRFDYDIVVIGGGSAGLVTSYIGSAVKAKVALVEKHKMGGDCLNTGCVPSKALIRAAHAAHEVRTAHRFGVNASEPDIDFAKVMGHVHQAITDIEPHDSVERYTKLGVEVYQEHATLISPWEINIGDKTLTARHIVLATGARPRIPPLPGIEHAPLLTSENLWSLTELPKRLVVLGGGAIGCELSQSFARLGSQVTLVEGIPQLLGREDQDVGEHVERTLTQEGVNVMTGANALEVSQDGPGHQLVVEHNGQRTTIEFDYLLVSVGRQANVEGLGLEALGITTTNTGTLELNERLQTRLPNIWACGDLAGPYQLTHAAAHQAWHAAVNALFGELKSFAVDYRFMPAVTYIQPEVARVGLNEKEAIAKGVAFEVTRYAMSESDRAIAEGATDGFIKVLTVPGKDKILGATIVAENAGEWLGEFTIAMKHGLGLNKLLGTIHPYPTLGEAAKATAGVWKNAHKPERILTLLERYFRWRRGAAK comes from the coding sequence ATGAACCGTCAGCGCCTGCTGATTATCACCCTGCTGCTACTGGCCGTGCTTGGCTTTTACGTGAGCGGTGCCCATACGTTCTTCACCTTGGAAACCCTGCAAACCTATCGCAGCGATTTCCAGGCTGCATTCCAGCAATCCCCTTGGCAGGTTGCGGGCATTTTCTTTGCGGTGTATGTGGTCATGACGACACTATCGCTACCCGGCGCGACACTCCTCACATTGCTAGGTGGCGCACTGTTTGGCCTCGGTTGGGGGCTGTTAATTATCTCCTTTGCCAGCACCATCGGCGCAACGCTAGCCTTTTTACTTTCTCGATTCCTGTTTCGACAACCGATTGAAAAGCGTTTTCCTCGCCAGTTCGATACGGTCAATCGTGGCGTTGATAAAGACGGAGCTTTTTATCTTTTCACCCTTCGCTTAGTACCGATATTCCCTTTCTTTATGATCAATCTGGTGATGGGCCTAACGCGGCTTAAAACAGTCACCTTCTATTGGGTAAGCCAGCTAGGCATGCTGCCCGGCACCGTGGTTTACGTGAATGCGGGCGGTCAATTGGGTGAACTTGAAAGCCTGGGCGGTATTATTTCTCCTGGGCTTTTGGCCTCGTTTGCGCTGCTGGCAGTGTTTCCTTGGATAGCTCGCCGTATTGCGCTACTAGTACAAAAGCGCAATGCCTATCGTGGTTTTAAGCGCCCATCCCGCTTTGATTACGACATTGTGGTCATCGGCGGGGGCTCGGCGGGTCTCGTCACTAGCTATATCGGCAGCGCGGTAAAAGCAAAAGTGGCGTTGGTAGAAAAGCACAAAATGGGCGGCGACTGCCTGAATACCGGCTGTGTCCCTTCAAAGGCGCTAATTCGTGCCGCCCACGCTGCCCACGAAGTACGTACAGCACATCGCTTTGGCGTTAACGCTAGCGAGCCAGATATTGATTTTGCCAAGGTGATGGGGCACGTACACCAAGCCATTACTGATATTGAACCCCACGATAGTGTCGAGCGTTACACCAAACTGGGCGTTGAGGTGTATCAGGAACATGCCACCCTGATATCTCCTTGGGAAATCAACATCGGTGATAAAACCCTGACCGCGCGCCATATTGTGCTAGCCACTGGCGCGCGCCCCCGAATACCACCGCTTCCCGGCATCGAGCATGCACCACTGCTCACCTCAGAAAACCTGTGGTCACTCACGGAGTTGCCTAAACGCTTGGTCGTACTGGGCGGCGGAGCAATTGGCTGCGAGCTCAGCCAGAGTTTTGCCCGCCTGGGCAGTCAGGTCACGTTGGTGGAGGGTATTCCGCAGTTGCTAGGCCGAGAAGACCAAGACGTAGGCGAACACGTGGAGCGCACGCTCACCCAGGAAGGCGTTAACGTAATGACCGGCGCCAACGCCTTGGAAGTAAGCCAAGATGGCCCCGGACATCAACTGGTGGTAGAGCACAATGGCCAGCGTACCACCATCGAATTTGATTATTTGCTCGTCAGCGTTGGCCGCCAAGCCAATGTTGAAGGGCTGGGTTTGGAAGCCCTGGGAATCACCACCACCAACACTGGCACGCTGGAACTCAACGAGCGTCTGCAAACTCGACTGCCCAACATTTGGGCCTGCGGCGACCTAGCAGGCCCCTATCAACTCACGCATGCCGCTGCCCATCAAGCGTGGCATGCAGCCGTCAATGCACTGTTTGGTGAGTTGAAAAGCTTCGCAGTAGATTATCGCTTTATGCCTGCCGTCACCTATATCCAGCCGGAAGTAGCGCGGGTCGGGCTCAACGAAAAAGAGGCCATCGCTAAAGGCGTGGCGTTTGAAGTCACCCGCTATGCCATGAGTGAAAGCGACCGCGCTATTGCCGAGGGCGCGACAGACGGGTTTATCAAGGTGCTTACTGTGCCCGGTAAGGACAAAATCCTTGGTGCGACCATCGTGGCTGAAAACGCCGGAGAATGGCTAGGAGAATTCACCATCGCCATGAAGCATGGCCTGGGACTTAACAAGCTACTGGGCACTATCCACCCCTATCCCACCCTTGGTGAAGCTGCCAAAGCCACCGCTGGCGTGTGGAAAAATGCCCACAAACCCGAGCGTATTCTCACCTTGTTGGAGCGGTATTTCCGCTGGCGGCGTGGTGCGGCAAAATGA
- a CDS encoding TIGR04282 family arsenosugar biosynthesis glycosyltransferase, producing MPVKSPVQPHLHLLAKAPLPGQAKTRLIPCLGPEGAAQAHATMVRHCVATACQALGSQHVTLWTSLEHQHPLFVELQAHYGISLAAQLHGDVGMRVRHALNSTQGPSMVMGTDCPSITVAMLRQCSAALKDVPVVILPAEDGGYGLIGTHDDHPSLFKNIPWGTEQVLQVTRQRLEALSLEAIFPDTMWDIDRPEDWQRWQQTLKHANSL from the coding sequence ATGCCCGTTAAGTCTCCAGTGCAGCCCCATCTACATCTGCTGGCCAAAGCGCCGCTGCCTGGGCAGGCGAAAACGCGCTTAATTCCTTGCCTTGGGCCAGAAGGTGCGGCGCAAGCCCATGCCACCATGGTTCGCCACTGCGTTGCCACCGCCTGCCAAGCACTGGGATCGCAACACGTCACATTATGGACTTCCTTAGAGCATCAGCACCCTTTGTTTGTGGAGCTACAGGCTCACTACGGCATATCGCTCGCCGCTCAACTTCACGGCGATGTGGGAATGCGCGTACGTCATGCACTGAATAGCACTCAAGGTCCATCGATGGTGATGGGCACTGATTGCCCTAGTATCACCGTTGCGATGCTTAGGCAGTGCAGTGCAGCGCTTAAAGACGTGCCAGTGGTGATTTTACCTGCCGAAGACGGCGGCTATGGGTTGATCGGCACTCATGACGATCATCCTAGCCTCTTTAAGAACATACCTTGGGGAACCGAGCAAGTGCTCCAAGTCACTCGACAGCGGCTTGAAGCGCTGTCCTTAGAAGCCATCTTTCCCGACACCATGTGGGATATTGACCGCCCAGAAGACTGGCAGCGCTGGCAACAAACACTGAAGCACGCAAACAGCCTGTAA
- a CDS encoding ATP-binding cassette domain-containing protein, which translates to MTPNLQTLHIKQMSITLTGETLLAMHRDIAPGEVLTVMGPSGSGKSTLLAYLAGFLSPAFQAQGELYLGDKRLDTLPAEQRGIGLLFQDPMLFPHLSVAGNCRFGLPHRANDKRQQVAQALNQVGLAGFENRDPATLSGGQQARVALMRLLLSQPRAVLLDEPFSKLDTALRQEMRTLVFGQLREAGLPTLLVTHDEADANAAGGPIIALG; encoded by the coding sequence ATGACCCCCAACCTTCAAACGCTGCATATCAAACAGATGTCTATCACGCTGACAGGCGAAACATTGCTGGCAATGCACCGTGACATTGCGCCTGGCGAAGTATTAACCGTGATGGGCCCTTCCGGCTCAGGCAAGTCTACGTTGCTGGCCTATCTGGCAGGCTTTTTGTCCCCCGCCTTTCAGGCTCAAGGTGAACTCTATCTGGGTGATAAACGTCTAGATACCCTGCCCGCCGAACAGCGTGGCATTGGCCTGCTGTTTCAGGACCCGATGCTATTTCCCCATTTAAGTGTGGCGGGGAATTGTCGCTTTGGCCTGCCACACCGTGCCAACGACAAACGCCAGCAGGTTGCCCAAGCGTTGAATCAAGTGGGGCTGGCGGGCTTTGAAAACCGCGATCCGGCGACTCTTTCCGGCGGCCAGCAAGCCAGGGTGGCGCTGATGCGCCTGCTGCTTTCACAGCCCCGTGCCGTGCTGCTGGATGAGCCGTTTTCCAAACTGGACACCGCACTGCGCCAGGAGATGCGTACGCTAGTGTTCGGCCAGCTTCGGGAAGCAGGCCTGCCCACCCTGCTGGTCACCCATGATGAAGCCGATGCCAATGCCGCCGGAGGACCAATCATTGCCCTTGGCTAA